A genomic segment from Yimella sp. cx-51 encodes:
- the folK gene encoding 2-amino-4-hydroxy-6-hydroxymethyldihydropteridine diphosphokinase, whose amino-acid sequence MSDRITITGLEVTTCHGVLDSEKVEPQRFLADIAFDIDLRRAGETDDLTASVSYADVAQAAEAILRSEPVDLIETLAERIAASTLAFEGVESVEVTIRKPQAPAGVPFHDPLLGGPAVTVRRYHDRPVVIAAGANLGDRQATLAAAVNALDATNGLTVVAVAPFVETDPVGGPDQPDYLNTVILARTRLAPLTLLDRLNQIEAWHHRTREVRWGARTLDLDLIQVGDPGDDSDLRSDTARLTLPHPRAHERGFVLVPWASVDPGARLRTADGVHSVVDLLDQVDTTGVRSAHS is encoded by the coding sequence ATGAGTGACCGAATCACCATCACCGGCCTGGAGGTCACCACCTGTCACGGTGTGCTCGACTCCGAAAAGGTTGAGCCCCAACGCTTCCTGGCCGACATCGCCTTCGACATCGACCTGCGTCGCGCGGGGGAGACCGACGACCTCACTGCGTCGGTCAGTTACGCCGATGTGGCCCAGGCTGCCGAAGCGATCCTGCGCAGCGAGCCCGTCGACCTCATCGAGACGCTCGCCGAACGCATCGCCGCGAGCACCCTTGCCTTCGAGGGTGTGGAGTCGGTGGAGGTGACGATCCGCAAGCCCCAGGCGCCGGCCGGAGTGCCCTTCCACGACCCGCTGCTCGGCGGTCCGGCGGTGACCGTCCGCCGCTACCACGACCGTCCGGTGGTCATTGCCGCGGGCGCGAATCTCGGTGACCGGCAGGCCACCCTCGCGGCCGCGGTCAACGCGCTGGACGCCACCAATGGGCTCACTGTCGTGGCCGTGGCGCCCTTCGTCGAAACCGACCCCGTCGGCGGACCCGACCAGCCCGACTACCTCAACACCGTGATCCTTGCCCGCACGCGCCTCGCGCCGCTCACCCTGCTCGACCGCCTCAACCAGATCGAGGCGTGGCACCACCGCACTCGCGAAGTGCGTTGGGGCGCAAGGACACTCGATCTCGACCTCATCCAGGTGGGCGACCCGGGCGATGACTCCGACCTGCGTAGCGACACCGCTCGTCTGACCCTGCCCCACCCGCGAGCGCACGAGCGCGGGTTCGTCCTGGTGCCGTGGGCAAGCGTCGACCCGGGTGCCCGGCTGCGCACGGCTGACGGTGTGCACAGCGTCGTCGATCTGCTCGATCAGGTCGACACCACCGGCGTCCGATCGGCTCACTCATGA
- a CDS encoding DUF3180 domain-containing protein has protein sequence MTERGVQIKHVLITAAVSFVLAYGALRMWTTQGNALPEINWFTVAVLVLMAALVLAGGWQIRNYRMHKGAKMPSPQLARRTVVAAQASAAVGAGLTGWYAGHVAVALDNLDSDRLQAIAIVAAVSTFGAAGLSAVGLVVQHWCRIDEDDDDTDGPRGGATAA, from the coding sequence ATGACCGAGCGCGGAGTGCAGATCAAACACGTGCTGATCACGGCGGCGGTGTCTTTCGTGCTCGCCTACGGCGCGCTGCGCATGTGGACGACGCAGGGCAACGCCTTGCCGGAGATCAACTGGTTCACCGTTGCGGTGCTGGTGCTGATGGCTGCACTCGTGCTCGCCGGAGGTTGGCAGATTCGCAACTACCGGATGCACAAGGGCGCCAAGATGCCCTCGCCGCAGCTGGCCCGACGCACTGTCGTGGCCGCGCAGGCGTCCGCGGCGGTCGGAGCTGGTCTCACCGGTTGGTACGCCGGCCATGTGGCAGTCGCACTCGACAACCTCGATTCCGATCGACTGCAGGCGATCGCGATCGTTGCGGCGGTATCGACGTTCGGTGCCGCCGGGCTCAGCGCGGTCGGCCTGGTGGTGCAGCACTGGTGCCGTATCGACGAGGACGACGACGACACCGATGGTCCACGCGGCGGTGCGACCGCCGCCTGA
- a CDS encoding DUF6801 domain-containing protein produces MSRRSLSGISALGIAGGACLVGIGFTTGGSAQAATTLVYNCNTSIGAKDVTVTIDTDAPATATVGTAVSVKTVSGKIELDGSLGNAMAGFLGWKSVSGTSPAQSIISGGGSTQTIDTTLVTPNTPIYDSTWVNDGTYGGFAPDGHVVLPLGATIDQTMTPTAAGEYTSAPESFTPTFTGTKADGTTASMDVPCTYKSGTKVIDTIVASAAPATSTTEPTTSEPTTSTTDDDEPTSTTSEPSTTSEPSTTSEPSTTSEPSTTSEPSTSTTDDDDTTSTTSEPTTTSEPSTTSEPSTTAQPSTTAGGTETPATPSTVQTGDLAPGQGANLWTLAGVGLAGLGLAGLAGATLTGRRED; encoded by the coding sequence ATCTCCCGACGCAGCCTCAGCGGCATCAGTGCACTCGGCATCGCGGGTGGCGCATGCCTGGTCGGCATCGGCTTCACCACCGGTGGCTCGGCCCAGGCCGCCACGACCCTGGTCTACAACTGCAACACCTCGATCGGCGCCAAGGATGTCACCGTGACGATCGACACCGACGCGCCTGCGACCGCCACCGTTGGCACCGCGGTTTCGGTGAAGACGGTCTCGGGCAAGATCGAACTGGACGGCAGCCTCGGCAACGCCATGGCCGGATTCCTCGGCTGGAAGTCGGTCTCCGGCACCTCTCCGGCTCAGTCGATCATCTCCGGCGGCGGCTCCACCCAGACCATCGACACCACGCTCGTCACCCCGAACACCCCGATCTACGACTCGACCTGGGTCAACGACGGCACCTACGGCGGTTTCGCCCCGGACGGCCACGTCGTCCTGCCACTGGGCGCCACCATCGACCAGACGATGACCCCCACCGCGGCCGGCGAATACACTTCCGCGCCCGAGTCGTTCACCCCGACCTTCACCGGCACCAAGGCCGACGGCACCACCGCGTCGATGGACGTGCCGTGCACCTACAAGAGCGGCACCAAGGTGATCGACACGATCGTCGCGTCGGCGGCCCCGGCGACGTCCACGACGGAGCCGACCACCTCGGAGCCCACCACGTCCACCACTGACGACGACGAGCCCACCAGCACCACGTCGGAGCCGTCCACCACCTCGGAGCCCAGCACGACTTCGGAACCCTCGACGACCTCCGAGCCCAGCACCACCTCCGAGCCGTCGACCTCCACCACGGACGACGACGACACCACGAGCACGACGTCGGAGCCGACCACCACGTCGGAGCCGTCGACGACCTCGGAGCCCAGCACCACGGCGCAGCCGAGCACCACTGCGGGTGGCACCGAGACCCCGGCCACGCCGAGCACGGTGCAGACCGGTGACCTGGCCCCCGGCCAGGGTGCCAACCTGTGGACGCTGGCCGGCGTCGGCCTTGCCGGTCTGGGACTGGCGGGCCTCGCGGGCGCCACGCTCACCGGACGTCGTGAGGACTGA
- a CDS encoding class F sortase, protein MRTDNRLPFIGAALAATTFVGVAAGCGAESTDGPTHSSYSVAQYTGGLGTTPEAESSTASQQPGASAGSTADSSAASSTARSGSGQTAAGSSSTAANTASTNKSGDPAATGSGTTGSTGKTVTTPTGSPTRVYVFDGAGRTIVNAPLIPTYLDSKGVLEPPGGTAGWYAERGWALPGHRGAAILVGHVTNAGVPDTFYNLVKVTPGNKIIVAYSSGQQVSFTATGSRGMSKEAVPKDRSIWASGSPSPVLRLITCDPATPTVNGHLKGNWVVWANLS, encoded by the coding sequence GTGAGGACTGACAACCGACTGCCCTTCATCGGGGCCGCACTGGCGGCGACGACCTTCGTGGGCGTCGCCGCCGGTTGCGGTGCCGAATCGACCGATGGGCCGACCCATTCGTCCTACTCGGTTGCGCAGTACACCGGCGGTCTGGGCACCACGCCCGAGGCCGAAAGCTCGACCGCGAGCCAGCAACCCGGCGCGTCGGCCGGTTCGACCGCAGACTCATCCGCCGCCTCGAGCACTGCCCGCAGCGGATCGGGTCAGACCGCAGCGGGGTCGTCGAGTACTGCTGCGAATACGGCGAGCACCAACAAGAGCGGTGATCCGGCGGCCACCGGCAGCGGTACGACGGGGTCGACCGGCAAGACGGTCACCACCCCCACGGGCAGCCCGACGCGCGTCTACGTCTTCGACGGCGCGGGCCGCACGATCGTCAACGCACCGCTCATCCCGACCTATCTCGACAGCAAGGGTGTGCTGGAACCGCCCGGGGGCACCGCTGGTTGGTACGCCGAACGCGGTTGGGCGCTGCCGGGTCACCGGGGCGCGGCGATCCTGGTGGGCCATGTCACCAACGCGGGCGTGCCCGACACCTTCTACAACCTGGTGAAGGTGACGCCGGGCAACAAGATCATCGTGGCGTACAGCTCCGGGCAGCAGGTGAGCTTCACCGCGACCGGGTCGCGAGGTATGTCCAAGGAAGCTGTGCCCAAGGATCGCTCCATCTGGGCGTCCGGCTCACCGAGTCCGGTGCTGCGTCTGATCACCTGCGATCCGGCGACGCCGACGGTCAATGGGCACCTCAAGGGCAACTGGGTGGTCTGGGCCAACCTCAGCTGA